The Gemmatimonadaceae bacterium DNA segment CCAGACGCAGTTCGGTGCCGGCGAGTATCCGCTCTCGGAGCCCGAGACCCGCGCCGTCTTCCTCTGGCAGCTGACGCATCCGAACATCAGCGTCACCAACTCGATGGACACCCAGGTGCCGATGCACCTGCGCGGCCCCAGCACCTGCGAAGAGAAGGATTGCGTCTTCCCGAGCGACCTGCGCCTGATGCAGTACTTCGACTCGGTCGGCCTGTCGTTCACGAACTATCCCTGGGCCGGCGACGTCTACCGCACCTACGCCACGCGCTTCAACCCGAACGGCAACCCGCAGCCGCTCTTCGGCCACGGGCCGGACTTCGGATACTTCCAGATGGGCCAGATCTGGTACGGCGACGAACTCTGGAACGGCGGTCGCGAGCGGGACTACAACGGTGACGGGCGCGTGGACCAATACGAAGTGCTGCGCTACAACGACGAGCACTTCGGCGGCCGCGGCTACCAGATGTGGACCAAGGTGATGCACCCCGACCTCGGTGAGGTCGAGGTCGGCGGGATCAATCCGAAGTTCTGGGCCCAGAACGGTCCGCCCGAGGTGCTCGAGCAGTGGGCCGCCAACCAGGCGCGCTTCAACCTCGCGATGGCGATGGAGCTGCCGAAGGTCGAGATCACGAACACGCAGGTGACGCGGCTGCGCGGGACCCAGCGCGACTCGGCCACGCACGAGGTCCGCGTGACGGTGCGCAACACCGGGCGCATCCCGACGGCACTGGAGCAGGCCAAGCGCGTGCACATCGTGCGGCCCGATGCGCTGAGCGTCGAGGCACCGGGCCTGCGCACCATCGGGCCGCGGCTGCAGGAGTTCTGGCTCGCCGGGCGCGAGACCAAGACCGTCACCGTGCGCGTGCGTGCGCCGGAAGGTCGGGCGGTGGAGGCCAACGCGCGGGTGACGAGCACGCGCGGCGGCATCGCCGACGCGAAGGTGACGATCCCGCAGTAAGCGTCAGCGCGGGACGCGCGCGTCGAGCCAACGCTCGAGGCGCGCGAAGACCGGGGCGGCCAGCGTCCCCTCGTTGAGGATCTCGTGGTAGAGCGCGTCGAAGCGCTCGGACTCCACGACCTCAGTCGGGGCGCTGGCCGCAAACGCATCGCTGCCGGCCGGGTCCACCAATCGGTCGCTGCCGCCGTAGAGCAGCAGCGTGGGCACGGTCCAGCGAGCGGCCGCTCCGAGCGCCGTGGCGCCGGCGTCCAATGTCGCTTTCGCCAATCGCGCGCTGATGCGGTCGTGCACCAGCGGGTCGTCGAGGTATGCG contains these protein-coding regions:
- a CDS encoding peptidase, which gives rise to MRVACASRSLLPGLPMRASFLALLLSAAPLAAQMGGGMGGGQGANQPRDTVRRVLTIPGLRDGPSTFPLTNYPEMQPKQWGVMDFQHYHTTAELNYWMERWATERPDIVERVQVGTSFGGQPIWQLTITNKATGKHTDKPAAFFEGGRHSGEITSSESVLWLAWHVIENYGKDPAITRLVDEKVLYLRPNNNPDGADMYKLTAQANRSSVRPVDNDGDGLLDEDPGEDLDGDGFIRQMRKFVGAGNGTHVVDSLDPKGRLMRPVGMGRGDYLLWPEGIDNDKDGRYNEDGVGGLDLHRNYPYNWRPERENTGRGQTQFGAGEYPLSEPETRAVFLWQLTHPNISVTNSMDTQVPMHLRGPSTCEEKDCVFPSDLRLMQYFDSVGLSFTNYPWAGDVYRTYATRFNPNGNPQPLFGHGPDFGYFQMGQIWYGDELWNGGRERDYNGDGRVDQYEVLRYNDEHFGGRGYQMWTKVMHPDLGEVEVGGINPKFWAQNGPPEVLEQWAANQARFNLAMAMELPKVEITNTQVTRLRGTQRDSATHEVRVTVRNTGRIPTALEQAKRVHIVRPDALSVEAPGLRTIGPRLQEFWLAGRETKTVTVRVRAPEGRAVEANARVTSTRGGIADAKVTIPQ